In Archangium violaceum, the following are encoded in one genomic region:
- a CDS encoding NUDIX hydrolase, with amino-acid sequence MSEDRSWEGNWKVRLYERVRERGFDSLTAFAEARPAVPLYLLAEELGEEDVAAVQVFSALLAEAERRKQVTRLVRDVLVREFAEGLPGGWPAMMDDANRFEVAMALGRWSAYTPETHQKRVEQARATLRTTPPPPGWRPLDPDDELLRTLLPDEEA; translated from the coding sequence ATGAGCGAGGACCGTTCCTGGGAGGGCAACTGGAAGGTCCGCCTGTATGAGCGGGTCCGCGAGCGGGGCTTCGATTCGCTCACCGCTTTCGCCGAGGCGCGTCCCGCCGTCCCGCTCTATCTGCTGGCCGAGGAGCTGGGCGAGGAGGACGTCGCCGCGGTGCAGGTGTTCAGCGCATTGCTCGCCGAGGCGGAGCGGCGCAAGCAAGTCACTCGCCTGGTGCGCGATGTTCTCGTACGTGAGTTCGCCGAAGGACTCCCCGGCGGCTGGCCGGCCATGATGGACGACGCCAACCGCTTCGAGGTCGCCATGGCGCTTGGCCGCTGGTCCGCTTATACCCCAGAGACCCATCAGAAGCGCGTCGAGCAGGCCAGGGCAACGCTCCGCACCACACCGCCTCCGCCCGGTTGGCGCCCTCTTGACCCCGATGACGAACTGCTGCGGACGCTCCTACCCGACGAAGAAGCCTGA
- a CDS encoding fumarylacetoacetate hydrolase family protein, producing MKLASLKSGRDGRLVVVSDDLSSYADATAIAPTLQRALDEWERCEGPLRALAAALNRGEAPGKPFSEEECAAPLPRAYQWADGSAYVNHVALVRKARKAEMPESFWTDPLMYQGGSDGFIGPREPIPLADESWGCDLEGEVAVITGDVRQGATREEALRAIRLVLLVNDVSLRNLIPAELAKGFGFFQSKPASSFSPVAVTPDALGHAWREGKLHGALRVSLNGEPFGRADAGVDMTFDFGTLVAHAARTRDLCAGSIIGSGTVSNRDADGGPGKPIRDGGLGYSCIAEVRTVETLLTGAPKTPFLRRGDRVRIEMKDEAGRSIFGAIDQAVTEPRR from the coding sequence GTGAAGCTCGCATCGCTGAAGTCGGGGCGCGACGGCCGGCTGGTCGTCGTCTCGGATGACCTGTCCTCGTATGCCGACGCCACGGCGATCGCGCCGACGCTGCAGCGCGCGCTGGACGAGTGGGAGCGCTGCGAGGGGCCGCTCCGGGCGCTCGCCGCGGCACTGAATCGGGGCGAGGCGCCGGGCAAACCGTTCTCCGAGGAGGAGTGCGCCGCGCCGCTGCCACGTGCCTACCAGTGGGCGGACGGCTCGGCGTACGTGAACCACGTGGCGCTCGTGCGCAAGGCGCGCAAGGCCGAGATGCCCGAGAGCTTCTGGACCGACCCGCTCATGTACCAGGGCGGCTCGGACGGATTCATCGGACCTCGTGAGCCCATCCCGCTCGCGGACGAGAGCTGGGGCTGCGACCTCGAGGGAGAGGTCGCGGTCATCACCGGCGACGTGAGGCAGGGAGCGACGCGCGAGGAGGCACTGCGGGCGATCCGGCTCGTCCTGCTGGTCAACGACGTGTCGCTGCGGAACCTCATTCCGGCGGAGCTGGCCAAGGGGTTTGGGTTCTTCCAGTCCAAGCCGGCCTCCTCCTTCTCGCCGGTTGCCGTCACGCCCGATGCGCTCGGCCATGCGTGGCGCGAGGGCAAGCTGCACGGGGCGCTGCGCGTCTCGTTGAACGGAGAGCCCTTCGGGCGCGCGGACGCGGGCGTGGACATGACGTTCGACTTCGGCACGCTGGTCGCGCACGCCGCCAGGACGCGCGACCTGTGCGCGGGGTCCATCATCGGCTCGGGCACGGTGTCGAACCGCGATGCGGATGGCGGTCCCGGGAAGCCCATCCGTGACGGAGGGCTCGGCTACTCCTGTATCGCCGAGGTGCGGACGGTCGAGACGCTGCTGACGGGGGCGCCGAAGACGCCCTTCCTCCGCCGGGGCGACCGCGTGCGCATCGAGATGAAGGACGAGGCGGGCCGCTCCATCTTCGGAGCGATCGACCAGGCCGTGACGGAGCCGCGTCGATGA
- a CDS encoding DUF2380 domain-containing protein → MRTDSSRARWAGLLLAMVLLSTGCTSLTPPPGQRVNLRYMPREIAEPTLAKRPTVMAAGSDNAAGTEWQNALAAHLAFRGAVGDVSGSTRRLSGELSRLKTSNPGIAGGGGGIFLRYVEHGERQLRWIEAELVAATRLANAASEVDDLDMQLALLRLAGPRLEAAMLGSLLLAGWLDFLNLVDVVLKQGFNRVETLFANMDRLQKMLEPSMTALSSLDPGQMEAAAKDLPSLMGQLSGEFNSTCETVRVAMKRGEQVMLLAQLVETVAMVSTLKMPLPRLPPSAPATLGVSLMVGSNGVMTGTRMVVSAEWVEMMRRLVRASVISLPVVSATVRIQAGQVMMAQSHDELPRGVRDALGDGPEVQGMRVTNRAGAGMTEPPRHHVLPREFREWFEQRGFTGEMSIDQFCVRMEQAKHEAIHGGGNWRLGRTWPGEWNRMLMKTLRDAEVDAGRMLTRNEILRLVAKNMRDYRIPVNFTPWMGR, encoded by the coding sequence ATGCGCACTGACTCGTCGAGGGCCCGGTGGGCAGGCCTGCTGCTCGCCATGGTCCTACTGTCCACCGGCTGTACGTCGCTGACGCCACCGCCCGGCCAGAGGGTGAACCTGCGCTACATGCCGCGTGAGATCGCGGAGCCTACGTTGGCCAAAAGGCCGACTGTGATGGCGGCGGGCTCTGACAATGCAGCGGGGACCGAGTGGCAGAACGCCCTCGCGGCCCACCTGGCGTTTCGCGGTGCCGTTGGCGACGTGTCCGGCTCCACCCGCCGGCTCTCCGGCGAGCTCTCCAGACTCAAGACCAGCAACCCGGGCATCGCTGGGGGAGGCGGCGGCATCTTCCTCCGCTACGTCGAGCATGGTGAACGCCAGCTTCGGTGGATTGAAGCAGAACTCGTTGCCGCCACCCGACTGGCCAACGCGGCCTCGGAGGTGGATGACCTTGACATGCAGCTCGCCCTGCTGCGCCTCGCGGGCCCGCGACTCGAGGCAGCGATGCTCGGCTCCCTCCTGCTCGCCGGATGGCTCGACTTCCTCAACCTCGTCGATGTCGTACTCAAGCAGGGCTTCAACCGCGTGGAGACGCTGTTCGCGAACATGGACCGCTTGCAGAAGATGCTCGAGCCCTCCATGACGGCACTCTCCTCACTCGATCCAGGACAAATGGAGGCTGCGGCGAAAGACCTCCCCTCGCTGATGGGCCAGCTTTCCGGCGAGTTCAATTCGACTTGTGAGACCGTGCGCGTGGCGATGAAGCGCGGCGAGCAGGTGATGCTGTTGGCGCAGCTCGTCGAGACGGTCGCCATGGTGTCGACGCTGAAGATGCCACTGCCAAGGCTGCCACCGAGCGCTCCCGCCACGCTCGGGGTGAGTCTCATGGTGGGTTCCAACGGCGTGATGACGGGCACGCGGATGGTCGTCTCCGCCGAATGGGTGGAGATGATGCGCCGGCTGGTGCGGGCGAGCGTCATCTCCCTTCCCGTCGTTAGCGCCACTGTCCGGATTCAGGCTGGCCAGGTGATGATGGCGCAGTCTCACGACGAGCTGCCACGGGGCGTGCGCGACGCGCTCGGCGACGGGCCCGAGGTGCAGGGCATGCGGGTGACGAACAGAGCTGGTGCCGGCATGACCGAGCCACCGAGACACCACGTCCTGCCGCGAGAGTTCCGCGAGTGGTTCGAGCAGCGCGGCTTCACCGGCGAAATGAGCATCGACCAGTTCTGCGTCCGAATGGAGCAGGCAAAGCACGAGGCGATCCATGGAGGTGGCAATTGGCGCTTGGGCCGCACATGGCCCGGTGAATGGAACCGGATGCTCATGAAGACCCTGCGCGACGCCGAGGTCGATGCTGGCCGGATGTTGACGCGGAACGAAATCCTGAGGCTCGTCGCGAAGAACATGAGGGACTATAGAATCCCGGTGAACTTCACCCCTTGGATGGGAAGATGA
- the hmgA gene encoding homogentisate 1,2-dioxygenase produces MAMDGYMSGFGNELATEAVKGALPEGQNSPQRVPYGLYAEQLSGTAFTAPRRENRRSWLYRLRPSSSHAPFRPHPEGLLKSGPFTEAPVTPNRLRWSPLPRPTQPTDFIEGLVTFAGNGAPAHGTGVAVHQYLANRSMTDTVFFNADGELLLVPQSGRLRLVTEMGVLGLAPGEVGVVPRGVRFRAELPDGEATGYICENYGALFRLPELGPIGSNGLANPRDFLTPVAAFEDVDRPTRVIQKFQGRLWVAELDHSPLDVVAWHGNLAPYKYDLARFNTIGTVSYDHPDPSIFTVLTSPSESPGVANCDFVIFPPRWMVAENTFRPPWFHRNIMSEFMGLVHGAYDAKAEGFLPGGASLHNCMSGHGPDRETYERAVEARLAPHKIADTLAFMFESRWVFAPTPFAMETPALQRDYDACWSNFQKARLPGTDAEKPR; encoded by the coding sequence ATGGCGATGGACGGATACATGTCGGGATTCGGCAACGAGCTGGCGACCGAGGCCGTCAAGGGCGCGCTTCCGGAGGGGCAGAACTCTCCCCAGCGCGTGCCGTACGGACTGTACGCGGAGCAGCTCTCGGGCACGGCGTTCACCGCGCCCCGGCGGGAGAACCGCCGCAGCTGGCTGTACCGGCTCCGTCCCAGCTCGAGCCATGCGCCCTTCCGCCCGCATCCGGAGGGCCTTCTGAAGAGCGGGCCCTTCACCGAGGCGCCCGTCACGCCCAACCGCCTGCGCTGGAGCCCGCTCCCGCGCCCGACGCAGCCGACCGACTTCATCGAGGGACTGGTCACGTTCGCGGGGAACGGCGCGCCCGCGCACGGCACGGGCGTGGCGGTCCACCAGTACCTCGCCAACCGGTCGATGACGGACACGGTGTTCTTCAACGCGGATGGAGAGCTGCTGCTCGTTCCGCAGTCGGGGCGGCTCCGGCTGGTGACCGAGATGGGCGTGCTCGGGCTCGCGCCGGGTGAGGTGGGCGTGGTGCCGCGCGGCGTGCGCTTCCGCGCCGAGCTGCCCGACGGCGAGGCGACCGGGTACATCTGCGAGAACTACGGCGCGCTGTTCCGGCTCCCCGAGCTGGGGCCGATCGGCTCGAACGGGCTCGCCAACCCGCGCGACTTCCTCACGCCGGTGGCCGCGTTCGAGGACGTGGACCGGCCGACGCGCGTCATCCAGAAGTTCCAGGGCCGCCTCTGGGTGGCCGAGCTCGACCACTCGCCGCTCGACGTGGTGGCCTGGCACGGCAACCTGGCGCCGTACAAGTACGACCTGGCGCGCTTCAACACGATCGGCACGGTGAGCTACGACCACCCGGATCCGTCGATCTTCACGGTGCTCACCTCGCCGAGCGAGAGCCCCGGGGTCGCCAACTGCGACTTCGTCATCTTCCCGCCGCGGTGGATGGTCGCCGAGAACACCTTCCGCCCGCCCTGGTTCCACCGCAACATCATGAGCGAGTTCATGGGACTGGTGCACGGCGCGTACGACGCGAAGGCCGAGGGCTTCCTGCCGGGCGGCGCGTCGCTGCACAACTGCATGAGCGGCCACGGCCCCGACCGTGAGACCTACGAGCGGGCGGTGGAAGCCCGGCTCGCGCCCCACAAGATCGCGGACACGCTCGCGTTCATGTTCGAGTCGCGCTGGGTATTCGCCCCGACGCCCTTCGCGATGGAGACGCCCGCCCTGCAGCGCGACTACGACGCCTGCTGGTCGAACTTCCAGAAGGCCCGGCTGCCCGGGACGGACGCGGAGAAGCCCCGGTGA
- a CDS encoding Rieske (2Fe-2S) protein, protein MTGGRTRVFETPAGVALCTLDALKDPGARNFVLQIDDAFFHGFLVRTGEVVRGYVDRCPHQGLPLAQKLDDYLTPDARLIACSWHGALFQLDDGVCVGGPCAGQRLTPWPVTVERGIIRTA, encoded by the coding sequence ATGACCGGAGGACGCACGCGCGTCTTCGAGACTCCCGCTGGCGTCGCACTCTGCACGCTCGACGCACTCAAGGATCCCGGAGCGCGCAACTTCGTCCTTCAGATCGATGACGCCTTCTTCCACGGCTTCCTGGTGCGCACCGGGGAGGTCGTCCGGGGCTACGTGGACCGCTGCCCGCACCAGGGGCTGCCGCTGGCGCAGAAGCTCGACGACTACCTGACGCCCGATGCCCGGCTGATCGCCTGTTCGTGGCACGGAGCGCTCTTCCAGCTCGACGACGGGGTGTGCGTCGGCGGCCCGTGTGCCGGCCAGAGGCTGACGCCGTGGCCCGTCACGGTCGAGCGGGGCATTATCAGGACCGCCTGA